In Anaerobaca lacustris, the sequence CCCGACGACAGGCTACGTCCTGGGCGGCGGCGTCTCGCAGTTTGACTATGTCGGGGCTATTTCTCTGCGTCGGCCCGATTTCGCGATGGCCAGCACCATCCGCAATCGGCTCAACGAACGCTACGGCGTGGACACGGCGCGGGCCCTTTCGCCGCGTGCCGTGGAGTTCATGATTCCGCCCGACTACCGGGGACGCAGGGCCCGCTTCGTCTCGATGGTGGCCGCGACCTTCCTCGAAGGGTCGTCGGAAGGCGCGCCGGCTCGAATCCAGGCCCTGGCCGGGCAACTCGTGGAGTCGCAGGACAAGGAGGCCAGCGAGATTGCGCTGGAGGCCATTGGACGCGAAAGCCTGCCGAGACTGCGTTCATTGCTGAGCACTCCCGACGAGGAGGTTCGGCTGCGGGCGGCCCGATGCGCCCTGGGTCTGCGAGACGATATGGCGCTCGAGACGCTGCGGACGATCGCGCAGGACGAAGCGTCACCGTATCGCCTCGAAGCGCTGCATGCCGTTCTGGTCTCCTCGAGGCGAAACGACGCCGTCTCGCTGGCCCGGCGGATGCTGCGTGACAAAGACGTGCGCATGGTTCTGGCGGCCTACGAGGCGTTGCGGCGCATGGAGGATGTGGCGGTGCGGCGGGAACTGGTCGGGCGCAGCTTCCACCTCGAACAGATCGCGCAGACCGACCGCAAGGCGATCTACGTCTCTCGCAGCGGCTCGCCGCGCGTCGTGGTCTTCGGGGCGCCGCTGGACTGTCACGACAACATTTTCGTCGAGGCGGCCAATGAAACGGTGGTGGTCAATTCTCGGGCCGGCCAGGACCACGTGTCGCTGACGCGGAAGGATCCGGGTCGTCCGGGTGTGATCGGGCCGATTCGCAGCGGCTTTTCGATCGGTGAGATCGTCCGGGTACTGGGGTCCGAGCGGCAGCGCGCGGACGCGGAGCGTCTCTCCGGCCTGGGCATCCCGTATGCCGACGTGACAGCCGTCCTGGAGCAGTTGTGCGCGAAGGATGCCGTCACGGCGGAGTTCTGGGCCGGTCCCCTTCCAAAAATCGGCGGAATAGTCAAGTAATCGCCCGCATCAGGCCGATAACATGACAGCGTGTTGTCCGATAAGTCCTCCGGACTCGGGATGGGTGTCTTTGCAGAAAACAGTCGGAACCGGAAAGAATATGCGACTTGAGAAGATCATACTGGACGGCTTCAAGAGCTTTGCCGACCGCACGGAATTCCATTTCGATGCTGCGATCACCGGTATTGTCGGACCCAACGGGTGCGGCAAGAGCAATGTGGTCGACGCGGTCAAGTGGGTCCTGGGCGAGCAGAAGCTCAAGAGTCTCCGCAGCGACCAGATGGCCGACGTGATCTTCAGCGGCAGCGGCAGTCGCAAGGCGGCCGGCTCGGCTGAAGTGGCCTTGGTGATCGCCAATCCCGGCGGTGCGAGCGGGCGGCTGCCGATCGACACCGAGCAGGTCCAGGTCTCCCGACGAATCTATCGCAGCGGCGAGAGCGAGTACCGCATCAACAACAAGGTCTGCCGGCTCAAGGACATCCGCGAGTTGTTCATGGACACCGGGGTCGGAAACCGGGGCTATTCGATCATCGAACAGGGCCAGATCGAGCAACTGGTGGGGGCCTCCAAGAGCGACCGGCGGATCGTTTTCGAGGAAGCCGCCGGCATCAGCAAGTACAAGGCGCACAAGAAAGAGGCCCTTCGCAAGCTCGAACGCACTGAACAGAATCTTCTGCGCCTGGCCGATATCCTCGAAGAGGTGGCGAAACGACTGCGCAGCGTCAAGCTCCAGGCGGGCAAGGCGCGCAACTACCTCGAATACACCTCGCGGCTCAAGGAGCTGCAGGTCAACTACTCGCTCGTCGAGTATGGACGCAACAAGGAGCAACTGGACGAGAGGCAGCGGGCCCTGCACGAGGCCGGTGAGCGATTCTCGGCCGTGGCGGCCGAAGAGGCCGGCGCCGAGGCGGAGATGAGCCGTCTCGGCAACGCCGTCATCGAGACCGAGCACCGGCTCAGTGAGACGGGCAACAGCCTGGTCGCGATCCAGAGCAAGATCGACCAGAAACTCCAGCGAATCGACTTCCTGCGTTCTCGGATCGAGGAACTGGGCAGGCGTAAGGCCACGGCGGGCAGCGAGATCGAGCGGCTGGCCGGGCAGGCCGACGCCGTCGGCCGGGACCTGGCCCGTCACCGGCAGGAGCTGGCCGGTTGTGACGGCACGGTGCAGCAGCGCACCGAGGCGATTCGTGAGATCCAGGCCATTACCGAAGAAGGCGATGCGCAACTGGCGTCACTCGAAGCGGAGCTCGACGACGAGAAGTCCGGGATCATCGACATCGTGCGACGAACGGCCCAACTCCACAACGAGATCCAGAGTCTTTCCAGCTACCGTGACAGCCTGTCGAACCAGCGGAACCGGCTGGCAGGACGCGCCCGGATCGCCCAGACCGAACTGGAACGTCTGCTGACCGACAAGGCCCAGCACAACGCCCGCCTGGCGGATATCGCTCGTGTGCTGGTCGATCTCGAAGAGAACCTCGAATCGAAGCGTCAGACGATCGAAGAGGCCCAGACGCGGATCGTCGAAGAAGGCAAACGACTGGCGGGCAACAAGGAGGCCCGCAGCGCCCTGAGCAGCGAACTGGCGGTGCTGGCCGACATGGAGCGGCGTCACGAGGGGCTGGGTCAGGCGGTCAAGAGCGTTCTGCAGGGCCAGGCCGACGAGGGCCGCAAGCTCGACTATATTGACGGCATCCTCGCCGACAAGATCAAGACGGACGTCGAATACGCCGTCGCGGTGGAAGCGGCGCTCGAGGGACTGACCGATGTGTTGCTGATCAAGAACACCGCGAAGCTGTTCGAGGACGCCGAGATGGTTTCGTCGCTGGCGGGCCGGGTGCACTTCTGCTGTCTCGACCGCCTGGAACCGTTTGTCGATGCCGTGGATGTCTCCGGACAGCCCGGCGTGCGGGGCCGGCTCGTTGAGTTCGTTTCGTGTGAAGGCCGTTACGCGCCGCTGACGTGGAAACTGCTGGGCCGGACGATCCTGGTCGAATCCCTGGAGGTTGCGAACGGGTTGGCAGGTTCCCTGCCGGCCGGGTATTCCTTCGTCACCCTGGCGGGTGAATGCCTCAGCGCCGACGGCCTGTTGCGGCTTGGTCCGCTGGGCAAGGCGTCGGGCCTGATTTCGAGACGGAGCCGGATCGATCAACTGGAGGAGACGATCGATCACATCAACGCCGAGATCGCCCAGTTGGAAAGCGAGATTCAGAGGAACACCCAGACCAAGGCCCACCTGGAGAAGCTGTGCAAGGACTTGCGCACCGCCATCTACGAGGCCAACACCGAGAAGATGCAGGTGAACTCGAAGCTGGCCCTCTTCGAGCAGGACATCAAACGCCTGACGGACGAACAGCCGCTGATCGCCGGCGAGCTGGAAACGCTGGAAGAGGAGATTGCCCAGTCGGTGCAGAAAGAATACGACTCAAAGCAGCGGCTTACCGAACTGGAGGCGGTCAACAACCAGCGGGCCGCACATATCCGCGAGCTCGAAGCGATGTACGACGAGCTTCGCGAGCAGCAACAGAGCCGGGTCCGGGAACTGACGGAACTGAAGGTCCAGTTGGGCCAGGTGATCGAGCAGCAGAAGGGACTCAAGCAGATCATCGAAAGTCTTGAGAACCAGATCGAGACGAATCGCAGGACGTTTGCGGCCGCCGAGCGCGACGTGCAATTGTGCACCGAGCAGACCGACGAGGCGCAACGCGACATTCTGGAATGCGAGTCCCACGTTTCGGAGTTCTTTGTCGAGAAGGAGACGCAACAGCGGGACAATCGGCAACTCCAGGAAGAACTCGAAACTCTTGGGACCGAGCAGAAACGCAAGGAGGAGTTCCTGCGAAATGCGCGGATGCAGAAGGAGGAGGTCGAACGCGTGATCGGTGAAATCCGCGTCCAGCTCGGTCAGTTGGAGGTCCGCCAGCAGGACCTGGTGGAACGCGTCCGCGAAGAGCTGCAGATCGAGCTGGCCGACGCGTACGCCGAGCGGACGACCGACGACGTGAACTGGGAGCAGGTCAAGGGAGAGATCAACGAGCTGCGGGGAAAGATCGAGCGGCTCGGCAACGTCAACCTCGACGCCATCGAGGAGCAGACGACGCTCGATGAACGCCATACGTTCCTGGCCAACCAGGTGCAGGACCTCAACGAGAGCAAGACCCAGTTGCAGCAGTTGATCAACCGGCTCAACAAGCAGAGCCGCGAGAAATTCGTCGAGACCTTCGAACAGATTCGCGCGAACTTTCAACAGATCTTCCGCAAACTCTTCGGCGGCGGCAAGGCGGACATCGTCCTGGAGGATGCCGATGACGTGCTTGAGGCCGGTATCGAGGTCATCGCCAAGCCGCCGGGCAAGGAGACGCGCAGCATCTCGCTGCTCAGCGGCGGCGAGAAATCCATGACGGCGCTGGCGCTGTTGTTCTCGGTGTTCCGCAGCAAGCCGTCCCCGTTCTGTTTCCTGGACGAGGTCGATGCGGCGCTCGACGAAGCCAACACGGAGCGATTCACGATGCTGCTGCGCGAGTTCCAGAAGGAAAGCCAGTTCATCATCATCACGCACACCAAGCGGACGATGAGCATCGCCGATGTGCTGTTCGGCGTCACGATGCAGATGCAGGGCGTCAGCAAGAAGATCAGCGTGCGCTTCGACGACTACGCCGAAGAGCCCGCCGCCGCATAGGCCACGGCTCCGAGCGACTACAGATACTTGGGGTGAATGCCGTATTTCTTGATCTTGTAGCCGAGGATGCGTTCGGTCACGCCGAGCTCCCTGGCGGCGTCGCGCTGGCGGCCGCCGGTCTTCTTCAGGGCGTCAACGATCAGTTCGCGCTCCTTGTTCGCGATGATCTCGGTCAACGAGGGATTGTCTCCGCTCTGACGCCGGTCGATCATCTGGAGTGACGGAGGCAGATGCTCGCTGCGGATCACGTCGTCGCTGCACAGCAGGACGGCTCGCTCGACGCAATTCTCCAGTTCGCGGATGTTGCCGGGCCAGTGGTAGTGCGTCAGCATGTCGATCGCGGGCGTCGAGATCCGCGTGATGTGCTTGCCGTTCTCGGCGGCGAACCGTTCGAGGAAGTGATCGGCCAGCAGCATGATGTCGTCCTTGCGCTCCCGCAACGGCGGCAGATAGATCGGAAAGACGTTGATCCGATAGTAGAGATCCTCGCGAAAGAGGTCCTGCTGGATCAGCTCCTCGAGGTTCTTGTGCGTGGCGACGATGATGCGGACGTTGGCCCGGATCGTCTCGACGCCGCCGACGCGCTCGAACTCGCGGAACTGGATGACGCGGAGCAGCTTGACCTGGAGGGTGGTCGGGAAATCGCCGATCTCGTCGAGGAAGATCGTGCCGCCGTTGGCCCGCTCGAAGCGGCCGAGTTTGCGTTCGACGGCGCCGGTGAAGGCGCCCTTCTCGTGGCCGAACAGTTCGCTTTCGAGCAGAGTCTCGGGCATCGCGGTGCAGTTGACCTTGATGAACGGCTTGTCGGCGCGGAGGCTGTTGTAGTGGACGGCATGGGCGACGAGGTCCTTGCCGGTGCCGCTCTCGCCGCGAATCAGCACGGTGGCGGTGCTCTCGGCGACCTGCTCGACGAGCCGATAGACCTCCTTCATGGCATTGCTGGTCCCTACCATGTTGTGGACGTCGAACCGTGTCTTGAGCTCACGCCGCAGCCGAACGTTCTCATCCTGCAGCAGTTTTCGCTCCGACTCGACCAGTTTGTTGAGCTTGATCGCCTGGGCCACCATTGTGGAAATCACGTTGAGCAGCCGCACGTTCTCCTCGAAGCTGTCCATCCGCTGGGCCTGTCGGTCCACGCTCAGGGCGCCCACCGTCCGGCCTTCAAGTTTGATCGGAACGCAGAAGAACGCCGTGCGTTTGCCACCGGCCTCGTTTCGCGACAGCGTCCGGCCGAGGAATCGCGGGTCCTTCGAGATGTCGGGCACGACGATCTCTTCACCGGTCTGCACGACGCGTCCGGTGATGCCCTCGCCGATTCGGTAGCTGCCGAGGGTCTTGGATTTCTCGCTGAGCCCGTGGGCGACCCGGATCGTGAGCGTCTCGGTCTGCGGGTCCAAAAGTGTGATCGTTCCCCGGCGCAGCTTCAGATGCGTATCCAGCGACTTGAGGATACTCTTGAGCGTATCCTCCAGGTCCAGCGACTCGGCGAACGCCTTCGCCACGTCGCTCAGGAGTTGCACCTCTGCCGATTGTTTTGCCTTCATGCCGGCCATTTCGTTGGTCCCCTGCAGAAATCGGTCCACAAAATTGTGGCCCCAGGGCCGGATGTTACAATTTTGTCCTTCACGACGCAAGGGCAAATCCCCTTCGTTCCGAGAATGGTTACGCCATTTCGCCTTGCTGCCATATGGCCTTCTCGTTCAGTTGCGGGCCCGTTGTGCCGATAGTCCATTGAGTGTCTCGGATGGGCGGCCTGCGATATCGATCCGTCCGAGAACAAAGGGCCCAAGGGGCTGTCGAGCGAGGTCAACGGCGATGTCATAGATGGACGGATGCCATGACGACGCTCGTGCTGACAAGAGAGAGATCGTATGGAAAGTGAACGGGCACCCGTATTACCCACAGCGTACACGAATGGGGGATTCCTCGTCTTCGGCGCCCCTGCCATAGAAGAACCGGAGATCGAGGAGGTCGTTGCGAGCCTGCGCAGCGGCTGGCTGGGGACGGGGCCCAAGGTGGCGCAGTTTGAAGAGGACTTCAAACGCTACAAAGGCTCGCGGTACGCCATCGCGGTCAACTCCTGTACGGCCGCGCTGCACCTGAGCATGCTGGCGACGGGACTTCAGCCGGGCGACGAGGTCATTACCACTCCTCTGACGTTCTGCGCCACCGTCAACGCGATCATCCATGCCGGTCTGAAGCCGGTCCTGGCGGACATCGATGCGGCCACGATGAATATTGATCCACAGGAGATTGTCAGGAGAATCACCGAGAGAACGAGAGCCGTTGTGCCCGTTCATTTTGCCGGGCGGCCCTGCGATATGGACGCTATCATGAGCATTGCTCGCGGCCACGGTCTGAAGGTGGTTGAGGATTGCGCCCACGCTATCGAGACGGAATACCGAGGACAGGCGGCCGGCACCTTTGGTGATTTTGGATGCTTCAGTTTCTATTCGACCAAGAATATCGTCACGGGCGAAGGCGGCATGGTGGTCACGAACGACGAGCGAGGCGCCGCTCGGATCAAGATGTTGGCCCTGCACGGGATGACGCACGATGCCTGGCGACGATTCGGGGACAAAGGCTACAAGCACTATCACGTCGTTGAGTGTGGCTTCAAGTACAATATGATGGACCTCCAGGCGGCCATCGGCATCCATCAGTTGCGCAGGGTCGAGCCCTATGCCCTGCGCCGCCGGGCCATTTGGGATCGCTACACCGAGGCGTTTTCGGACCTGCCGTTGACTCTTCCGGCGCCGATCGACCCCCAAACCCGCCATGCGCACCATCTGTACACGGTGCTGGTGGATGAACGCCGCTGCGGCATCAGCCGGGATGCTTTTTTGCAGGCGATGACCGTCAGACGCATCGGGCTTGGGGTGCACTATGTGAGTCTGCCTGACCATCCATTCTATCAGCAGAGTTTTGGCTGGCGGCCGGAACACTATCCACAGGCGATGCGGATCGGCAGACAGACAGTGAGTCTGCCCCTCTCCGCCAGGCTCAGCGATGATGATGTCGAGAGAGTCGTTCGTGCGGTCAGGGAGGTGCTTGGTGTGTAGAGTGATGCACTGGTTGACCTATCGAGCTGCATTGCTGTGCCTTGTGGCATACTACCACATCGCGGGTCCTCCTCGAATCCTCCGGTTCAGTCCACCGTTGAACAGGGCCATTCTCAAGGCGTTCGGTGCTGAGATTGGAGACAGCGGGGTACGGGTGCTTGCTCCCATCGTTCTGCACGCGTCCGAAAGAGGCTACGCCAATCTGACGATCGCCGATGGCTGCATCCTTGTCGGGAACGTCTTTCTGGACTTGTCGGCTCGTATCATACTCGAAGAGGGGGTCAGCCTCGCGCCCGACACTACCATTATGACGCACAACAACTACAACTACAATGACTTCCTCGACAAACGACTGGCCCATACCTGTGGCGAGAAAGATGTGCGGATCAAACGAGGTGCAGGTATCAAGGCCAACACCTTGGTGGCTATGGGGGTCACCATTGGGTACGACGCCGTTGTAGCAGGCGGCGCCGTGGTTCTGCGCGACGTTCCCGACCGCACCCTGGTGGCGGGCGTGCCGGCTCGGCCGGTGGTCGGCTTGTCGCATGGTCGCCCACGCACTTCTTCAGAAGACGAGACCACAGAGGGTCATTCGACGATGCCTGAGCCGGTCTCCAAGAATCACCTCTCCCCCTCTCGCAGAAACGAGCCACGATAGTCGAGTCGCCAAGGGTCGATCATGCAGAAGCAAGTGGTCATTCACAACGTCATGACCTGGGTCCATCTGACCGAGAACTGGCTCTACACCCAGGCGAAATACCTTCCCGACGAGGTGGAGAGCCACATCGTCTGCAAATCCACGGCGAACCTCAATGTCTTTGGGATGCGGCATATCCATTCCTGGAGCGATCTGCCCCTGTGTCGGCGAGTTCTGAGTGTGTTTCGGGGGCTGCCGGTGCTGAGGACGCACCTCCGTCAGCAGGGGGCACACCTGCTGGAGATCGCCAGACGGTACGACGCCTCGGTGGTCCACTCGCATTTCGG encodes:
- a CDS encoding flagellar basal body P-ring protein FlgI; this translates as MRTSLGQLAFGAGLLLGLMAVTGCGPKDKPVATIDPAIARDLGATIGSVAEVIRPEPLAVEGYGLVGGLAGTGSGACPPDVRAYLKQYIMAQVPGGSVAPDNLINSRTTAVVRLEGLVPATCSRGDRFDVKVTPIAGADTTSLHGGWLYKADLKMAGMFGASSRTLAVVEGPIFINMIAVAETDPTTGYVLGGGVSQFDYVGAISLRRPDFAMASTIRNRLNERYGVDTARALSPRAVEFMIPPDYRGRRARFVSMVAATFLEGSSEGAPARIQALAGQLVESQDKEASEIALEAIGRESLPRLRSLLSTPDEEVRLRAARCALGLRDDMALETLRTIAQDEASPYRLEALHAVLVSSRRNDAVSLARRMLRDKDVRMVLAAYEALRRMEDVAVRRELVGRSFHLEQIAQTDRKAIYVSRSGSPRVVVFGAPLDCHDNIFVEAANETVVVNSRAGQDHVSLTRKDPGRPGVIGPIRSGFSIGEIVRVLGSERQRADAERLSGLGIPYADVTAVLEQLCAKDAVTAEFWAGPLPKIGGIVK
- a CDS encoding DegT/DnrJ/EryC1/StrS family aminotransferase, producing MESERAPVLPTAYTNGGFLVFGAPAIEEPEIEEVVASLRSGWLGTGPKVAQFEEDFKRYKGSRYAIAVNSCTAALHLSMLATGLQPGDEVITTPLTFCATVNAIIHAGLKPVLADIDAATMNIDPQEIVRRITERTRAVVPVHFAGRPCDMDAIMSIARGHGLKVVEDCAHAIETEYRGQAAGTFGDFGCFSFYSTKNIVTGEGGMVVTNDERGAARIKMLALHGMTHDAWRRFGDKGYKHYHVVECGFKYNMMDLQAAIGIHQLRRVEPYALRRRAIWDRYTEAFSDLPLTLPAPIDPQTRHAHHLYTVLVDERRCGISRDAFLQAMTVRRIGLGVHYVSLPDHPFYQQSFGWRPEHYPQAMRIGRQTVSLPLSARLSDDDVERVVRAVREVLGV
- a CDS encoding acyltransferase, producing the protein MCRVMHWLTYRAALLCLVAYYHIAGPPRILRFSPPLNRAILKAFGAEIGDSGVRVLAPIVLHASERGYANLTIADGCILVGNVFLDLSARIILEEGVSLAPDTTIMTHNNYNYNDFLDKRLAHTCGEKDVRIKRGAGIKANTLVAMGVTIGYDAVVAGGAVVLRDVPDRTLVAGVPARPVVGLSHGRPRTSSEDETTEGHSTMPEPVSKNHLSPSRRNEPR
- the smc gene encoding chromosome segregation protein SMC, whose amino-acid sequence is MRLEKIILDGFKSFADRTEFHFDAAITGIVGPNGCGKSNVVDAVKWVLGEQKLKSLRSDQMADVIFSGSGSRKAAGSAEVALVIANPGGASGRLPIDTEQVQVSRRIYRSGESEYRINNKVCRLKDIRELFMDTGVGNRGYSIIEQGQIEQLVGASKSDRRIVFEEAAGISKYKAHKKEALRKLERTEQNLLRLADILEEVAKRLRSVKLQAGKARNYLEYTSRLKELQVNYSLVEYGRNKEQLDERQRALHEAGERFSAVAAEEAGAEAEMSRLGNAVIETEHRLSETGNSLVAIQSKIDQKLQRIDFLRSRIEELGRRKATAGSEIERLAGQADAVGRDLARHRQELAGCDGTVQQRTEAIREIQAITEEGDAQLASLEAELDDEKSGIIDIVRRTAQLHNEIQSLSSYRDSLSNQRNRLAGRARIAQTELERLLTDKAQHNARLADIARVLVDLEENLESKRQTIEEAQTRIVEEGKRLAGNKEARSALSSELAVLADMERRHEGLGQAVKSVLQGQADEGRKLDYIDGILADKIKTDVEYAVAVEAALEGLTDVLLIKNTAKLFEDAEMVSSLAGRVHFCCLDRLEPFVDAVDVSGQPGVRGRLVEFVSCEGRYAPLTWKLLGRTILVESLEVANGLAGSLPAGYSFVTLAGECLSADGLLRLGPLGKASGLISRRSRIDQLEETIDHINAEIAQLESEIQRNTQTKAHLEKLCKDLRTAIYEANTEKMQVNSKLALFEQDIKRLTDEQPLIAGELETLEEEIAQSVQKEYDSKQRLTELEAVNNQRAAHIRELEAMYDELREQQQSRVRELTELKVQLGQVIEQQKGLKQIIESLENQIETNRRTFAAAERDVQLCTEQTDEAQRDILECESHVSEFFVEKETQQRDNRQLQEELETLGTEQKRKEEFLRNARMQKEEVERVIGEIRVQLGQLEVRQQDLVERVREELQIELADAYAERTTDDVNWEQVKGEINELRGKIERLGNVNLDAIEEQTTLDERHTFLANQVQDLNESKTQLQQLINRLNKQSREKFVETFEQIRANFQQIFRKLFGGGKADIVLEDADDVLEAGIEVIAKPPGKETRSISLLSGGEKSMTALALLFSVFRSKPSPFCFLDEVDAALDEANTERFTMLLREFQKESQFIIITHTKRTMSIADVLFGVTMQMQGVSKKISVRFDDYAEEPAAA
- a CDS encoding sigma 54-interacting transcriptional regulator — protein: MKAKQSAEVQLLSDVAKAFAESLDLEDTLKSILKSLDTHLKLRRGTITLLDPQTETLTIRVAHGLSEKSKTLGSYRIGEGITGRVVQTGEEIVVPDISKDPRFLGRTLSRNEAGGKRTAFFCVPIKLEGRTVGALSVDRQAQRMDSFEENVRLLNVISTMVAQAIKLNKLVESERKLLQDENVRLRRELKTRFDVHNMVGTSNAMKEVYRLVEQVAESTATVLIRGESGTGKDLVAHAVHYNSLRADKPFIKVNCTAMPETLLESELFGHEKGAFTGAVERKLGRFERANGGTIFLDEIGDFPTTLQVKLLRVIQFREFERVGGVETIRANVRIIVATHKNLEELIQQDLFREDLYYRINVFPIYLPPLRERKDDIMLLADHFLERFAAENGKHITRISTPAIDMLTHYHWPGNIRELENCVERAVLLCSDDVIRSEHLPPSLQMIDRRQSGDNPSLTEIIANKERELIVDALKKTGGRQRDAARELGVTERILGYKIKKYGIHPKYL